The genome window GGTGCATAACCTGCGGATGCTGGACTGGCAAAGCACCAGACCGCCTTTGTGGGCAGAGCAATTTAACCAACAGATCAAGGAGTTTTTACTGACAAAAAACTTCGCTGCTATAGCCCGGTATCAGGATTTAGGTGAAGCGGCTAAACTGGCCGTGCCCCACCCTGACCACTTTTTGCCTCTGCTTTATATGCTGGGCAGCCTGCTGGACGGCGATGAAATCAGCTTATTTAATGATGAGATTTTATATGGGGCTTTGAGTATGTTGTCAGTGCAGTTGTCCAACAAAAAGCCAAACTGAAAAAGAAACGCCTTAATCGAGATAACGTTTTTTCTGCTGCTGCACATCACTGATAGCCTGAGACAATTCAGCACCTGTCAGGCGATGCTGCTGCATAAGACGCTGCATAGATCCAGACAATTCAGCACTGCTGTGTTCGGTCACAGGGATTTTGGCCTGACGGTAATAAGTAGTGCCAAAATCAATCAGAGCACAAAGCAGATACACCAGCAGAAAAACCGCCGGATATTTTATTTTGTGTACCATGTTTTTAGCTCCTGTTCCCATTGTATCCGCTCTTGTGGCCATAAGTCTTTGGTGGTCGCATCATCAAACTTATATCTTTTATTGGCTTTAAGTTTTAACAGCACGGCGCCAGGTAAACTCTCTAAATCGTCATATTCCAACTCACCCGCTTTCAATACTTTGGCATAGTCGAGAATTTTAGCGGTGAACTCTTTGGTCAGGGGTGTAGGAGCCATCAGTTTCACCTGACATAAGGTATTGCGACATTCGCTGTCGAGGATACGTAATTCGTTGTTGGTCGTCGTGACGGCCAAATGCGCCAGCAGGTACTCAGTCGCGTCAGCCCAGCCTTCATCTCTGTCCTGATCGTCCCACTGTGCATGTTGTTCCAGCAGAGCACTTTCTTCTGCCATTAAAGCACGAATACCCAAATAAGCATGGATCAGCTGGGCAGCTTCGGGGTTTTTAGCTTCAAAGTCGTTGGCTTGCTTTAACTGGGATTGGGTCATAGGTTCAGGCAACAGCATAAATGCCAACCAGGGCTTAGCCTGATAAGCAAAAATAGCAGCAAGAACCAACAGCAAACAGATGATCCACTGTGCAGCAACAGATTTTATATTGAGCTGAAACTTCAACGCCATACGAACTCCAATCAAAAGGCGGCAAAGTTTAACAGAGCCTGAATCAGTACTAAAGCGGCTTGTTTAAATGGCGCAGGGAAATAATAAGCCAGAGCCCAGGCTCTGGCGTTTAGACTATAAAAACTTAGATGGTTCTGGAAAAAAGTAATAAATCCTGATTTTCAATCAAAGACAGCTCTGTTTTCCCTTCCAGAGCAAAGCCCAACTTAGTTGCTACCTGTTGAGACCCTTCATTATCCGGATGGATCACAGCCACTAATCGCGTCAGACTTAAGCCCTGTGCAAACTGAATGACAGCCTTCCCGGCTTCTGTAGCCAACCCCTTGCCCCAGAACTCTGGTAAAAAACGGTAACCAAGTTCGGTTTCAGAAATTTCTTCCAGAAACTTAATGCCACTAAAACCTATCACCTGGCCAGTTTCTTTCCAGACACAGGCAAAACGACCATAACCATACACCTGATAATCCCGCAGTGGATGCTGCATCAGATAATCCAGCGTGTCTTGTTTAGACTGCGCTGGCTTATTACCGACATAACGTATCACTTCAGGCACTGTCATCAGCTGATACATGGCATCCACATCATCCAACGTAAAAGCACGCAAGATTAACCGTGGAGTTTCCAGTACAGCCTTCATCGACATAGGTTAACCCTTAGCTTTTTTGCTAAAAGACGGCTTACCGGACGAGCGTTTAATTTTTTCTACCGCTTTGGCCGCAGGATTAACCCCTGTGTGACGGGTTAACGCCACCTGGCCTGGCTTTTTACCTGGTACTTTGATGTTACGCAGGAACATGTCCTCTTTGCCCTCTTCTGGCACCAGACAACCTTTGCTTCTGCCAATCAGGTGTTTTAAGCCCATTTTGACTAAAGCTTCGCGGATCATCGGCCAGCCTTTTGGATCGTGGTAACGCAACAAGGCTTTGTGCAAGCGGCGCTGACGTTCACCTTTAGGCACAGGCACTACTTCGGTATTGCCTTTGATATTTTTCAGCGAGTTCATCTCTGTGTGATAGATGGTGGTCGCGTTCGCCATAGGGCTTGGGTAGAAGTTCTGCACCTGATCCAGTTTAAAATCACGTTCTTTCAGCCAGAGCGCTAAATTCACCATGTCTTTATCTGTAGTACCAGGATGCGCTGAAATAAAATACGGGATCAGGTACTGCTCTTTGCCCGCTTCACGGCTGAAACGGTCAAACATTTCTTTAAACTTGTCATAAGCACCCATGCCAGGTTTCATCATCTTCGACAATGGGCCAGTTTCGGTATGCTCAGGGGCTATTTTTAAATAACCACCCACATGGTGCTGCACCAACTCTTTTACGTAATTTGGATCTTCAACCGCTAAGTCGTAACGCACGCCGGATGCCACCAGAATCTTTTTAATACCATCCACTTTACGGGCAGCACGGTATAAATCCACAGTCGGGCTTTGGTCTGTGTCCATATGTTCACAAATGGTCGGATAGACACAAGAAGGCCGGCGACAGGTTTGCTCCGCTTTTGGATTTTTACAACGTAAGCGATACATATTGGCGGTTGGGCCACCTAAATCCGAGATCACGCCGGTAAAACCAGGCACTTTGTCACGAATTTCTTTAATTTCTTTTAAAATTGATTCCTGCGAACGGCTTTGAATCACGCGGCCTTCGTGTTCTGTGATAGAACAAAAAGAACAACCACCAAAACAGCCACGCATAATGTTGACCGAAGTTTTGATCATCTCATAAGCAGGAATTTTCGCCTTGCCATACACAGGGTGTGGCACACGTTGATAAGGCAAGCCAAATACGCCGTCCATCTCTTCTGTGGTCAGCGGGAAAGCTGGAGGATTCACCCATAAATGACGGTCACCATGACGCTGGTAAATAGCGCGGGCACAACCCGGGTTGGTTTCCTGGTGCAAAATACGTGAAGCGTGGGCATACAACGACTTATTGACACTGACTTGCTCAAAAGCCGGCAGTTTGACATAAGTTTTTTCCCACGGCTTTTGGCGTGGCGGCTGCACCAGTATAGGCTTAGCTTCCACTTCAGGCGCTTTGCTTAAGTCGATGCCTTGCTGAGCAAACTCAGAGAAAGTGCCACAACCCACGTCATCTGCGCCATAAGGATTAGGCACAGGGTCAATTTTTCCGACTTTATCAATAGCGGTGGAATCGACACCACGCCAGCCCGGTAAAGGCTCTTTGCGGATCACAGCAGTACCACGAATATCATGCAGCGTATTGATATCTTCACCATTGGCGATACGATGCGCCACTTCAATCAGCGGACGTTCGGCGTTGCCGTAGATCAACATCTCGGCTTTGGCATCAAAAATAATGGAGCGACGAACTTTTTCCTGCCAGTAATCATAATGGGCGATACGGCGCAGGCTGGCCTCAATACCACCAATGATCACAGGCACGTCTTTGTAGGCTTCTTTGCAGCGCTGCGAATACACCAGTACTGCACGATCAGGTCGTTTGCCACCTTCATTGCCAGGCGTGTAGGCATCGTCGTGACGTAATTTTTTATCCGCTGTGTAGCGGTTAATCATCGAATCCATATTGCCGGCAGAAACACCAAAAAACAGATTCGGTTTGCCAAGCGTCATAAAAGCATCTTTGGACGACCAATCAGGCTGAGCAATCATACCCACCCGAAAACCCTGACTTTCCAGCATACGGCCTACGACGGCCATACCAAAACTTGGGTGATCGACATAAGCGTCACCGACGACCAGAATAATATCGCAGCTGTCCCAGCCCAGTTGTTTCATCTCGGCCCGGCTCATTGGCAAAAATGGTGCAGTACCAAAGGACTCAGCCCAGTATTTAGGATAAGAAAATAGTCCCCGCTCGGCCGCCATGCGGTCCACTGCTGCGGATTTTCTTAAAGGGACCTGATTCATTTGCATCTGTTGCTTCACTCGGTTTTGCCTGCCAAAAATGGCCGCGCATTATACTTGTTTAAGTAAAGGATTACTAACTTTAAGCTGAACTGCTTTAGCCCTTTTGTCGATTAAAATTTAGCCGAAACCCCTTTTCTGCGCCATCGCTGACATCCACTTGCAACGAATCAGCAGACAGCAGTTGGTAATCCAGCTGTTTTGGAAAGTCGTGGTTTTTATTTTCAAAGCGGAATCTATTGTTTTGACAGGAGATTAGTGCAAAGGCTACAGGCAGCGGGTTGTGTTTTACTTTGGCAAGATAAAACACTGAGCCTTGCATCTGCACTAAGCGTAATTCTTCACTGTCCTTCAGAACACCAGCTAAATCATGGGTGTTTCCAAGCCCTTCAAAGCTTTGATCTGAGACTTTGCGCCAGCTTTCACTTACTACAGATTTTTTAGTCTGCGCTTGCCACTGCCCCACTAAAGGTGTGAGTGAGCTGAGTTCACACTGAGCCAATACCGAATAACAGAGCGGATAACAGACTAAACACAACAGAGATACAAAGAGTTTCATTGCAGCCTCTTACTCAAGCTAAACCGGCTTTAGCATAGAGGCTGCCACTTAAAAGCACTAGTACATCAGAATGGTGATGACACCCAGCAGCATAAAGATCGCACAAGCGACACGGCGCGCCCAGTCTAACGAAATACGTTCCAGCAACCAGCTGCCTGCATAGACTACAGGTACATTGGCGGCCAGCATGCCGATGGTAGTGCCTAAAATCACCTGCCAGGTTTCTGGGTAAGTAGCTGCCAGCAGCACTGTAGCTACCTGAGTTTTATCGCCAATTTCAGCAAGGAAAAATAAAATACAGCTGGCAAAAAAGGCACCGTATTTTAAAACGCTGACTTCTTCGCTGTCGTCTTTATCCGGAATAAGTAACCACAAGGCCACGGCAATAAAAGAGCCACCTAACAACCAGCTATGCCAACCTTGTGGAATAAACTGCGCCACCCAGGCACCAAACCAAGCCGATGCGGCGTGATTTAATAAAGTAGCCACCAGAATACCGGCAATAATAGCGCCACGAGAGCGAAAGCGAGCCGCGAGGAATAAAGACAAAAGCTGAGTTTTATCGCCGATCTCTGCAACAGCAACAGAAGCGAAGGAGGCAACAAAGGCATCAAAAAACATAAACTGCACCTGGCGGGAAAACTAAACATAAGACAACACACCAACTCCCGCCTGGGGTTAGTACGTTGTCTTAGGTCTCATTAATACCTGATCAGCGACGATCAATGGGACGTTGTTGCCATGTACAGTGAGGTACAAGTATGTTGACAACAACACAAAACCTGGCGGTTTTGTAAATTACTCCCCTAAGCGCGGATGCATTTTAGCCGTGCTTAGGGAGCTTGAGCAAGCAAAAATTCGGCAGCAGCAGAAATTCAGCTTAACCTTTTAAGTGCCTTGCATGAAAACGCAGATGTTCTTCAATAAAGCTGCTGATAAAAAAGTAGCTGTGATCGTAACCCGATTGTAGGCGAATTTGCGCTCCACTTTGGCTGCGCTGATTGGCTTCCATCAAAGATTCAGTGCGAAGCTGTGACGGGTAAAATTGATCGCCCTCGCCCTGATCGATCAGCATCGGCAAACTGCTTTGTTTTTGCGCCAGTAAAAAACTCGCGTCGTACTGCAACCATTGGCTTTGTTCATCGCCAAGATACGCAGTAAAGGCCTTTTTGCCCCAGTCACATTCTGATGGCTGACAAATAGGAGAAAAAGCCGACACTGAGCGGTAAGCCCCAGCTTCACGTAAAGCAATCACTAAAGCACCATGGCCGCCCATCGAGTGACCGCTGATGGCTTTGGCTGATGTGACAGGTAAATGTGCTTCCACTAAAGATGGCAGTTCACGGCTGATATAGTCGTACATCTGATAATGAGCAGCCCAGGGCTCTTGTGTCGCATTGACATAAAAACCTGCCCCCTGACCTAAATCATAAGCGGCATCGTCAGCCACCTGCTCACCCCGTGGGCTGGTGTCCGGGATCACTAACGCTATGCCAAGCTCTGCCGCTACGCGCTGCGCACCGGCTTTGACCGAAAAATTTTCATCAGTGCAGGTTAAACCTGATAACCAGTACAGCACTGGCACTTTTTGTTTTTCAGCCGCTGGCGGCAAATAGACAGAAAAGTGCATCACGCCTTTGACTGAATCTGAGTGATGCTGATACTTAATCTGGCGGCCAGCAAACAGTTTATGTTCGGATAACTGAATTAATGTCATTGCTTTATCCTTGTGCAGATAAAGCCCGGCGAACCGGGCTTTTAATAAATGACTAAATACTGTGGTTAGAAATGAATGACGGTACGGATCGACTTACCTTCATGCATCAAATCAAAGGCTTCGTTGATTTGCTCCAACGGCATGGTATGGGTGATAAAGGTATCGAGTTCAAACTCACCTTTTAAATAACGCTCTACATAATCCGGTAATTCAGAGCGGCCTTTGACACCACCAAAAGCAGTACCACGCCATACACGACCTGTGACTAACTGAAATGGACGGGTAGAGATTTCAGCGCCAGCGGGCGCCACACCAATAATCACCGACTCGCCCCAGCCTTTATGACAACACTCTAAGGCCGAACGCATCACGTTGACATTACCAATACATTCAAAAGAGAAATCAACGCCGCCGTCTGTCATTTCAACAATCACATCCTGAATAGGCTTGTCGAAATTCTTTGGGTTAATCACATCAGTAGCACCCAACTGACGGGCAATATCAAACTTAGACTCGTTGATATCGATGGCAATAATACGGCTGGCTTTGGCCATAACAGCGCCAATAATGGCAGATAAACCTATGCCACCTAAACCAAAGACCGCAACAGTATCGCCTTCTTTGACTTTAGCGGTATTCATCACAGCGCCCATGCCTGTTGTGACGCCACAACCTAATAAACAGACCTTTTCCAAAGGTGCGTCTTTATTGATTTTGGCTAACGAAATTTCCGGCAGTACAGTGTATTCAGAAAAGGTAGAAGTGCCCATGTAGTGATAAATAGGCTGACCATCTTTAGAAAAACGAGTGGTGCCATCCGGCATTAACCCCTGACCTTGGGTGGCACGAATAGCCTGACACAGGTTAGTTTTACCGGATAAACAGAATTTACATTTACCGCATTCAGGCGTGTATAAAGGGATCACATGATCGCCCACAGCCACGCTGGTGACGCCCTCGCCTATAGCTTCGACCACACCACCACCTTCATGGCCCAGAATACAAGGGAATTTGCCTTCAGAATCCTGACCCGACAAGGTATAAGCGTCGGTATGACACACACCGGTCGCCACTATACGCACCAGCACTTCGCCTTTTTGTGGTGGCATTAAATCCACTTCTTCAATTTTTAACGGTTGACCCGGGCCCCAGGCCACAGCAGCACGTGTTTTGATCATCTTCATCTGAATTCTCCAGTCTTAGTTGTCAGTGAGTATAACCCATTGTAATTTTTTCTTAATCGATGATAATCCCTGCAAATAACAAATGAGTTTTGCATAAATGAAAGAATGGCAAGGCATCAGCGAATTTGTGGCGGTAGCAGAACTTGGCAGTTTCTCTAAAGCAGCCAAAGTCTTAGGCATTTCAGTCGCTCAGGTGAGCCGCACAGTACTGCAATTAGAACAGCGGCTGAACTGCAAACTGGTACTTCGCACCACCCGCCAGGTACGGCTCACTGAACAAGGCACTCTGTATTACCAACATTGCCGCGCTTTAGTCAACGGCCTGCAACAAGCCAATCAACTACTGACCAGCCTGCAGCACGAACCTTCAGGCGCGATAAAAATTACCGCTCCTGTGTATTATGGCGAGCAATTTATTGCACCTTTGCTGCATGAATTTTTATTACGTTACCCCAAAGTGCAGCTGGATTTGCAGCTGACTAACGACCAGCTGGATCTGGTGCAAGGCGGTTTTGATTGCGCCATACGCTTAGGAACTCTTAACGATTCCAGCTTACAGGCCAAAGCCTTAGGCAAACGCACCCTGTATTTATGCGCCAGCCCCGACTATCTGCAAAAGTTCGGCACCCCAGCTAGTGTGGCCGAACTGCATCAGCATAGATGCTTAGTGGGATCTGTCGATTTCTGGCGCTTTGAACAACAAGGCCAAAAGCTGCAGTTTAAACCCCAGCCTTATTTACGTTGTAATAGCGGCGTGGCTTTAACAGATGCGGTACTTAAAGGTTTAGGTGTGACCCAACTACCGGATTATTACTTGCAGCCCTTTTTAGAAGACGGCCGTTTAGTGGCCTTATTAGCAGAGCAACAACCGTCCGACGAAGGCATCTGGGCCTTGTATCCACTCAACCGGCATTTACCTGTCAAAGTGCGATTACTGCTGGATTGGTTGCAGCAAGGCTTGGAAAGCTTTCCAAAGCTGACAGGCTAATATGTCTTTAGTTGTCACGGATCAGTTTTCAAACACTGAGTTCATTGCGACTTTGTTATCCCCTAAAAAAACCAAGAGCAAAATGAAAGGCTTGCCACTGCTATCATTGAGATCCCGCACTCACTTTGTATGATGCTTGAATTAGTTTTTCAGCTTCTTCGTCCGTTATCGCCTCGGGGTTACAAATAACATAGCCATTAACCTGTGAGATTATGTATTTAACTAAACCAGCTGTCGGAATATGTTCATATTGACTTTCTTTTACTCTGACTGATTTAAAATTTTCTGATTTACATAATTCTGTAGCCCTTCGTTTAAACATTTTATGTGCTGTAGAAAAATCAGCCCAAGGAGCAAAATTAGTCTTAGCAACAATAGAATAAAGACCCTCATGTACTTTATGATCTGCGAACCCTCCTCCCAAAGAATTAGATCCATCTGTATTTAAATTATGGTACGAAGACGTACACCCGGACATTAACATTACAAGACCAATAACCTTTACATATTTCATCTAAACTCCTGAATATAATCAATCACTTGCACCTGTAAAGACTTGGGATTTTATCTGCTACAAAGCTATTGCGCAAAGCGAATGGACTTTAGTGTCAGGTCTTGCCCTTTGCCCCAGTGGATACTTTGTAGCTTTTCCCTGAAATGATACGGCTAATAGTTCCATATGTAATCCAAAATAATGACTTAACTCTGTCTGATGATATCCTCCGCTGGCGTAAGCTAAGTGAATAGCCTTGTTTCTGTCCCCTGAGGCTTGCTCTACATACCAATCTAAAGACTTCGCGGGTAAACGTTTTTGCTTAGCCGGAATTTCAGATAACAATTCAGGGCAGGATATTTTGCTTTGCATTTCACTGACAAAACTATCTGAACCAAGATAAATCAGTTGCTTGACCTCAGGCCACAAATTTTTTCCCACCCCGCGCAATACGAAAACCTGATACTTACGAATGGCAAGTGACCGCTCGTTACCAAAGAGCGACAACAACTGGTCCACTGCCAGCCATGGCGGAGGCTCCTGATAATGGCAGGTAAAAACATAACTACTCCAGGGCCACTCTTCGCAGCTATCCACCATGGCCGCACGCACCGGATTCAATACAACATAACGGCTTACTTCCAGCAGATAACTGTCCTTTTGCACCAGAATTCCTTTAAAGCGTCCCTGAAACAGATGACCTACCCTTTTGTGTGTCCGGTTAAAAATTTGGGTATAAACACCATTGAGTTGGCGCATGCCGTCACTTAAATTGGCATCCGGAGTTTCAAGCAGAAGATGGTAATGGTTGGTCATTAGACAATAGGCGTGAATGACCCAATTGAAGCGTTCACATACCTGCGCGACAAGCTCCAGAAAAACCTGATAGTCCGTTTCATTCAGATAAATAGCTTTACGTTCATTACCACGTGAAGTCACATGATACAAAGCCCCGGCGAATTCCAATCGTAGTGGTCGGCTCATCCTTGCCCCCAAAACAGATAAGGTCATTTAACCATAGTTAACCTTCTCTGTCCGAGCAAGGATTTACACTCTCTGGCGTTTTGATGAATGATGGATGGTTATTGCGGTTTGCAATCAGGAAGCGGGGATTCCCCGCCACTGAAAATAAATGAAAACAATGCCTTACAACGAGGGGCAAAGGGCAAGACCTGACACCAAGTTTTTATACTGAAAATAAATGAAAACAATGCCTTACAACGAGGGGCAAAGGGCAAGACCTGACACCAAGTTTTTGTGATGGCCGTGTATGCTTTTGGCAGTCAGGTCGTAGGCACTGCTAATGAGAATAGCGATTTGGATTTTGCAGTACTGATGCCAGGTTATGCCGATGTAATTGATTTATGGTATATCAGTAGCGATCTCGCAGAGCTGCTGCACTGCGAAGTGGATTTACTGGATTTTCGTGCCGCATCCACTGTGATGCAATACCAAATTTTGACCAAAGGACAGCGGCTTTACGCCGTCGATCAACAGGTTGGCAGTTATGAAGCCACGCTGCTGTCAGCAATGACCACACTCAACGAAGCCCGAGCCGGACTCTTAGCTGATATTAAAAAGGATGGGTCTGTTTATGGCCGTTGATAATGACTCTCAGCCTTCAGGTAAACAGCTTTCTGATACGCTGCCTGATGATGTACTGCTGAACAAAGCTGCGACTATTGAGCGCTGCATCCACCGCGCTTTGGCAGAATACAATAAAAACCCTGAAACTTTTGCCAGCGATTTTACCCGTCAGGATGCGGCCCATTCTGAATATTCAACGCGCCTGTGAAGCCGCACTGGATATGGGCCAGCATCTGATCAGGAAGCATAAACTTGGCGTGCCGCAAAGCTCCCGCGATGTATTTAGTTTGTTAGCCACCGCAAATTTTATCCCTGCTGAACTTAGCGACAACCTGAAAAAAATGATTGGTTTCAGAAATATAGCGGTACACGAGTATCAACGCTTGCAGTTGGCCGTCACCGAACATGTGATTTTGCATCGTTTACAGGATTTTCAGCAGTTATGCCGGATTTTGCTTGGGGATCAACAGGTTTGAATACAACCTTCCACGACATCGAGGTTAAAGCAGGTGTACCAAGTCTCTCAAAATATAACTTTCCAACTCTGTATATATACCACTGACCTGATAGCAATTACCTTTTTTAATAACTGAAAATCTATCCTCGTACAGTACTTTTTTTGTTTTATCACAATTAAGAGCCTTAAAGTGTGTTACCTCCCCACTCTGATGCAGTTCAAATGTTGTAACCGCACTGCCAATAGGAATATAGGTCTTTTTAAAGATTTCAGAATCACTCTGAGGGCAGTCTGAAAAAAAATCTGTAGGGATGGCAATTACATATATAAGGTTTTTACCTTTAAGCAGAGGAATGTCTTTACTAATGTGTCGACTTAACTTTATTTTCTGACCTAACTTTAAAACGCCTTTATGACTTTTAGTCACAACTACTCGCTGCACAGAGTTCAAGCACGTCATATCGTTATTGCTGGTGTAAGTATGATCATCGACCGTAATTTCAACAATATCTAGCGAGCCCTTTGTAACTTGAGCATTACTTGGGGAATACAATACGAGACTTTCTGCACCCGACAAACCACAAAAAAACAATAGCACCAGAAGAATATTACAACCTAACTTTTTCATATACTTCCCTTCTACTGACTACGACTCTCAGCATGAGCTCTCCGCCCTTGCCCCTATTCATGCCAGTATCAAAATCACGAAAGCCGAAATACAATAATCCCGTTCAATCCCCATCAACCATAGTCTCATTGCCACTGTTAAGTTTTGACAACAGCCACGGGGTTTTCACTATGAATACAGTGATCCACTACTGTGCAAAGCGAATACTAAAATTTCCGGGTTCTTAAAGCTGTGTCCTGTTGCCATGTTTTTACAATTCCTTTCACCTTGAACTATTACACTTACTCTAAAGCATTTATAGCAGCAATAACAACCACATAAGACTGATTACAACTTAATACAGTCTTGTGCTTTTAGCTGCTGGGCAAGTCGATAAA of Rheinheimera sp. MM224 contains these proteins:
- the hepT gene encoding type VII toxin-antitoxin system HepT family RNase toxin, with the protein product MGQHLIRKHKLGVPQSSRDVFSLLATANFIPAELSDNLKKMIGFRNIAVHEYQRLQLAVTEHVILHRLQDFQQLCRILLGDQQV
- a CDS encoding REP-associated tyrosine transposase, translating into MSRPLRLEFAGALYHVTSRGNERKAIYLNETDYQVFLELVAQVCERFNWVIHAYCLMTNHYHLLLETPDANLSDGMRQLNGVYTQIFNRTHKRVGHLFQGRFKGILVQKDSYLLEVSRYVVLNPVRAAMVDSCEEWPWSSYVFTCHYQEPPPWLAVDQLLSLFGNERSLAIRKYQVFVLRGVGKNLWPEVKQLIYLGSDSFVSEMQSKISCPELLSEIPAKQKRLPAKSLDWYVEQASGDRNKAIHLAYASGGYHQTELSHYFGLHMELLAVSFQGKATKYPLGQRARPDTKVHSLCAIAL
- a CDS encoding DUF6265 family protein — protein: MKLFVSLLCLVCYPLCYSVLAQCELSSLTPLVGQWQAQTKKSVVSESWRKVSDQSFEGLGNTHDLAGVLKDSEELRLVQMQGSVFYLAKVKHNPLPVAFALISCQNNRFRFENKNHDFPKQLDYQLLSADSLQVDVSDGAEKGFRLNFNRQKG
- a CDS encoding TMEM165/GDT1 family protein encodes the protein MFFDAFVASFASVAVAEIGDKTQLLSLFLAARFRSRGAIIAGILVATLLNHAASAWFGAWVAQFIPQGWHSWLLGGSFIAVALWLLIPDKDDSEEVSVLKYGAFFASCILFFLAEIGDKTQVATVLLAATYPETWQVILGTTIGMLAANVPVVYAGSWLLERISLDWARRVACAIFMLLGVITILMY
- a CDS encoding YgiQ family radical SAM protein, yielding MAAERGLFSYPKYWAESFGTAPFLPMSRAEMKQLGWDSCDIILVVGDAYVDHPSFGMAVVGRMLESQGFRVGMIAQPDWSSKDAFMTLGKPNLFFGVSAGNMDSMINRYTADKKLRHDDAYTPGNEGGKRPDRAVLVYSQRCKEAYKDVPVIIGGIEASLRRIAHYDYWQEKVRRSIIFDAKAEMLIYGNAERPLIEVAHRIANGEDINTLHDIRGTAVIRKEPLPGWRGVDSTAIDKVGKIDPVPNPYGADDVGCGTFSEFAQQGIDLSKAPEVEAKPILVQPPRQKPWEKTYVKLPAFEQVSVNKSLYAHASRILHQETNPGCARAIYQRHGDRHLWVNPPAFPLTTEEMDGVFGLPYQRVPHPVYGKAKIPAYEMIKTSVNIMRGCFGGCSFCSITEHEGRVIQSRSQESILKEIKEIRDKVPGFTGVISDLGGPTANMYRLRCKNPKAEQTCRRPSCVYPTICEHMDTDQSPTVDLYRAARKVDGIKKILVASGVRYDLAVEDPNYVKELVQHHVGGYLKIAPEHTETGPLSKMMKPGMGAYDKFKEMFDRFSREAGKEQYLIPYFISAHPGTTDKDMVNLALWLKERDFKLDQVQNFYPSPMANATTIYHTEMNSLKNIKGNTEVVPVPKGERQRRLHKALLRYHDPKGWPMIREALVKMGLKHLIGRSKGCLVPEEGKEDMFLRNIKVPGKKPGQVALTRHTGVNPAAKAVEKIKRSSGKPSFSKKAKG
- the mntA gene encoding type VII toxin-antitoxin system MntA family adenylyltransferase antitoxin, whose protein sequence is MAVYAFGSQVVGTANENSDLDFAVLMPGYADVIDLWYISSDLAELLHCEVDLLDFRAASTVMQYQILTKGQRLYAVDQQVGSYEATLLSAMTTLNEARAGLLADIKKDGSVYGR
- a CDS encoding S-(hydroxymethyl)glutathione dehydrogenase/class III alcohol dehydrogenase; its protein translation is MIKTRAAVAWGPGQPLKIEEVDLMPPQKGEVLVRIVATGVCHTDAYTLSGQDSEGKFPCILGHEGGGVVEAIGEGVTSVAVGDHVIPLYTPECGKCKFCLSGKTNLCQAIRATQGQGLMPDGTTRFSKDGQPIYHYMGTSTFSEYTVLPEISLAKINKDAPLEKVCLLGCGVTTGMGAVMNTAKVKEGDTVAVFGLGGIGLSAIIGAVMAKASRIIAIDINESKFDIARQLGATDVINPKNFDKPIQDVIVEMTDGGVDFSFECIGNVNVMRSALECCHKGWGESVIIGVAPAGAEISTRPFQLVTGRVWRGTAFGGVKGRSELPDYVERYLKGEFELDTFITHTMPLEQINEAFDLMHEGKSIRTVIHF
- a CDS encoding GNAT family N-acetyltransferase; this encodes MSMKAVLETPRLILRAFTLDDVDAMYQLMTVPEVIRYVGNKPAQSKQDTLDYLMQHPLRDYQVYGYGRFACVWKETGQVIGFSGIKFLEEISETELGYRFLPEFWGKGLATEAGKAVIQFAQGLSLTRLVAVIHPDNEGSQQVATKLGFALEGKTELSLIENQDLLLFSRTI
- the fghA gene encoding S-formylglutathione hydrolase, which translates into the protein MTLIQLSEHKLFAGRQIKYQHHSDSVKGVMHFSVYLPPAAEKQKVPVLYWLSGLTCTDENFSVKAGAQRVAAELGIALVIPDTSPRGEQVADDAAYDLGQGAGFYVNATQEPWAAHYQMYDYISRELPSLVEAHLPVTSAKAISGHSMGGHGALVIALREAGAYRSVSAFSPICQPSECDWGKKAFTAYLGDEQSQWLQYDASFLLAQKQSSLPMLIDQGEGDQFYPSQLRTESLMEANQRSQSGAQIRLQSGYDHSYFFISSFIEEHLRFHARHLKG
- a CDS encoding LysR family transcriptional regulator — protein: MKEWQGISEFVAVAELGSFSKAAKVLGISVAQVSRTVLQLEQRLNCKLVLRTTRQVRLTEQGTLYYQHCRALVNGLQQANQLLTSLQHEPSGAIKITAPVYYGEQFIAPLLHEFLLRYPKVQLDLQLTNDQLDLVQGGFDCAIRLGTLNDSSLQAKALGKRTLYLCASPDYLQKFGTPASVAELHQHRCLVGSVDFWRFEQQGQKLQFKPQPYLRCNSGVALTDAVLKGLGVTQLPDYYLQPFLEDGRLVALLAEQQPSDEGIWALYPLNRHLPVKVRLLLDWLQQGLESFPKLTG